A genomic window from Caldicellulosiruptor kronotskyensis 2002 includes:
- a CDS encoding Rpn family recombination-promoting nuclease/putative transposase: MQQKVPHNQYDLTFKRLFQFKEVFLNFLRGNINREWVNRIDAESLEFVDRSFIKDEFVEKEADVIYRARLEDTDIYFYVLIEPQSTADKSMPKRLFEYMSLVWKRHMEEKADELLPPIVPIVLYNGRSSWNIPTQIFKGFDIFKNDMFNYILVDVNRLDDEKLKSRLDLLSIILYLEKSRRNAEEFVEKLNEVSEYVCKLPQSQLKVFCSWLLRIVKPQVIEEMKSRIDELLKKIEAEGVEDVGEFIFNVQQLIQEYYREAEEKGKEKGYEEGIQEGIQKGIQRKEEEIVRRLIQKGFDDNFIAEATGVEIERIKKIREEYTKYS; the protein is encoded by the coding sequence ATGCAGCAGAAAGTACCGCATAACCAGTATGATTTAACATTCAAGAGATTATTTCAATTCAAGGAAGTATTTTTAAACTTTTTAAGGGGCAATATAAATAGAGAATGGGTAAACAGGATAGATGCTGAGAGTTTAGAGTTTGTTGACAGGAGTTTTATTAAGGACGAGTTTGTAGAAAAAGAAGCAGATGTCATATATAGAGCAAGATTAGAAGATACGGACATATACTTTTATGTCTTAATAGAACCACAATCTACTGCAGACAAAAGTATGCCGAAAAGATTGTTTGAGTATATGAGCTTGGTATGGAAAAGGCACATGGAAGAGAAAGCAGACGAGTTATTACCGCCAATTGTTCCGATAGTGCTGTACAATGGTAGAAGTAGCTGGAATATACCGACCCAGATATTTAAAGGTTTTGATATATTCAAGAATGATATGTTTAACTATATCCTGGTTGATGTTAACAGGCTTGATGATGAAAAGCTAAAAAGTAGATTAGACCTTTTAAGTATTATTCTGTATTTAGAAAAGTCAAGAAGAAATGCAGAGGAGTTTGTAGAAAAGCTCAATGAAGTGTCAGAATATGTTTGTAAGTTACCACAATCGCAGCTAAAAGTGTTTTGTTCATGGCTTTTGAGGATAGTAAAACCGCAAGTGATAGAGGAGATGAAAAGCAGGATAGATGAACTGCTAAAGAAGATAGAAGCTGAGGGGGTGGAAGATGTGGGTGAGTTTATATTCAATGTTCAGCAGCTGATACAGGAGTATTACAGAGAAGCAGAAGAAAAAGGCAAAGAAAAAGGCTATGAAGAAGGAATACAGGAAGGTATACAGAAAGGTATACAGCGAAAGGAAGAAGAAATTGTTAGAAGGCTTATTCAAAAAGGGTTTGATGATAATTTCATAGCTGAAGCAACTGGAGTTGAAATTGAGAGGATAAAGAAGATAAGAGAAGAATATACGAAATATTCTTAA
- a CDS encoding OadG family protein, with product MEYSTLGQRFILGLEVTVIGMLIVFAVLALLCWIISLLSGFLQRFEKPKKAAEDELPSLEIDETQEYKSVEKTGFTSGEANVIDADDEEIAAILAAVAFECDIPLSELKIKSIKPVKE from the coding sequence ATGGAATACTCTACCTTGGGTCAAAGATTCATCCTTGGGCTTGAAGTGACGGTTATCGGGATGCTCATTGTCTTTGCTGTACTTGCGCTTTTGTGTTGGATTATAAGTCTTTTGTCAGGCTTTTTGCAAAGATTCGAAAAGCCAAAGAAAGCTGCTGAGGATGAACTACCTTCTCTTGAAATAGACGAAACACAAGAGTACAAGTCTGTTGAAAAGACAGGTTTTACATCTGGCGAGGCGAATGTTATAGATGCAGATGATGAAGAAATTGCAGCAATCTTGGCAGCAGTTGCATTTGAGTGCGATATTCCTCTTTCTGAGCTTAAAATAAAATCAATAAAACCTGTAAAAGAATAA
- a CDS encoding methyl-accepting chemotaxis protein — protein MQVVLTILTALVLSVVFSILILKIFVDKTLSILQGKNNLSAIEKLFLKPVKDWAVSFQSFLSEIFKEIDLAYNKILSVAYDIEASAEKNQQQSNLVLSNTKDIQSSISGLLVGLKLVLQHIEGAYTNVSDLEEFMAHFREKNQNIQEDIQKLLAEVSSDLENMVSENTSYTQKMADQITKLKTVFKKVEDFLSTIVKISEKINILALNASIESAKLESVFGENFKTGFHVIADQIRKLSNDTKSTADEIRDFIIEISGIVDGISSLSEKSKDIISRQVEYGKTTFQRLNQVSQLVDYTNKKISQASEKLSVQYSIVNDLKHYVTRLENSYIAVDLSTSRILSSVEVSKKTAERLMRLMNRLVDMCREFESVRNDISVKITKRVEIEVNQQRITEAIEIIENEVIPQLVLSWQKELNHKEVIDQSLQKFSNILEALWTNNPDGTFIYSNPPEGIENAKVREWFTKAVAGHTYVSSAYISAITRNYCITVSMPVYDGIGKLLGVIGADIKL, from the coding sequence ATGCAGGTTGTATTGACTATCTTGACTGCGCTTGTACTATCAGTCGTATTTTCAATTCTGATTTTAAAAATCTTTGTTGACAAGACACTTTCAATTTTGCAGGGCAAGAACAACCTCAGCGCAATTGAAAAGCTCTTTTTGAAACCTGTGAAAGACTGGGCAGTATCTTTTCAAAGTTTTCTAAGTGAGATATTTAAAGAAATCGACCTTGCGTACAACAAGATCTTGTCTGTTGCTTATGACATCGAAGCAAGCGCAGAAAAGAACCAGCAGCAATCCAACCTTGTACTTTCAAACACCAAGGACATTCAGAGTTCCATCTCAGGGCTTCTTGTAGGTTTAAAGCTTGTGCTTCAGCATATTGAAGGTGCATACACAAATGTTTCTGACCTTGAAGAATTCATGGCTCATTTCAGAGAAAAAAACCAGAATATTCAAGAAGACATTCAAAAACTGCTTGCAGAGGTTTCAAGCGATTTGGAAAATATGGTTTCAGAAAATACATCATACACCCAGAAAATGGCGGATCAAATAACCAAGCTCAAGACTGTTTTCAAAAAGGTAGAAGACTTTCTTAGCACAATTGTGAAAATTTCAGAAAAGATAAATATCCTTGCGCTGAATGCTTCTATTGAATCTGCAAAGCTTGAAAGTGTGTTTGGCGAGAATTTCAAAACAGGTTTTCATGTAATTGCTGACCAAATTCGAAAACTTTCAAATGACACAAAATCAACTGCAGACGAGATTAGAGACTTTATCATAGAGATTTCTGGCATAGTTGATGGAATTTCAAGTCTCAGTGAGAAAAGTAAGGATATTATATCAAGGCAGGTAGAATATGGCAAGACTACTTTCCAGAGACTAAATCAAGTATCTCAGCTTGTTGACTACACAAACAAGAAGATTTCACAAGCCTCAGAGAAACTTTCTGTCCAGTACTCTATTGTGAATGACCTTAAGCACTATGTAACAAGACTGGAAAATAGCTACATCGCTGTCGATTTGAGCACCAGCAGAATTTTGAGTTCTGTAGAGGTAAGTAAAAAAACCGCAGAAAGGCTTATGCGGCTTATGAACAGGCTTGTTGACATGTGCAGGGAGTTTGAGTCTGTCAGAAATGACATCTCAGTAAAAATTACAAAGAGAGTAGAGATAGAAGTAAACCAGCAGCGCATTACAGAAGCTATTGAAATAATTGAAAATGAAGTGATTCCGCAGCTTGTTTTAAGCTGGCAGAAAGAGCTCAATCACAAAGAGGTTATAGACCAGAGTCTTCAAAAGTTTTCTAATATACTTGAGGCTCTGTGGACAAACAACCCTGATGGAACGTTCATCTACTCAAATCCGCCGGAGGGCATAGAAAACGCAAAAGTCAGGGAATGGTTCACAAAAGCAGTGGCAGGTCACACATATGTATCTTCAGCTTACATCTCAGCTATAACAAGAAACTACTGCATTACAGTTTCTATGCCTGTATATGACGGTATTGGTAAGCTTTTGGGTGTGATAGGTGCAGATATAAAGCTGTAA
- a CDS encoding biotin/lipoyl-containing protein codes for MKYIVTINGKKFEVEVERVSNGNGQLEASTASKKVSSDEISKVVTGGIKVSAPMPGKILSVNVQEGKKVKKGDVLFILEAMKMENEIMAPEDGTVEKVLVSKGAQVASGDILAILK; via the coding sequence ATGAAATACATTGTAACAATCAACGGCAAAAAGTTTGAAGTTGAGGTTGAAAGGGTTTCAAATGGAAATGGTCAGCTTGAGGCTTCCACAGCTTCCAAAAAAGTTTCAAGTGATGAGATTTCAAAGGTAGTCACAGGCGGGATAAAAGTTTCTGCACCAATGCCTGGCAAGATTTTGTCTGTCAACGTTCAAGAAGGGAAGAAAGTCAAAAAAGGCGATGTGCTTTTTATCTTAGAAGCAATGAAGATGGAAAACGAGATTATGGCGCCAGAAGATGGTACGGTCGAAAAAGTTTTAGTATCAAAAGGTGCTCAGGTTGCAAGTGGTGATATACTGGCAATCTTAAAGTAA
- a CDS encoding carbohydrate ABC transporter permease: MDRKEKVFGYLFLLPAVLIFIFVAVIPLVQVFVFSLFDIQLNNPTKSEVSLSYKIDVENYANTLFTATSIIDSINMEALNDSQKKTISRIKHLLAMMEKSIFNTKTRIDRLNKVNELLNNFHPVDNKLKYLPVAAKEINQYNTYFKKIMDLTNSLPNTQEMNDLKQALLAFDQVIVKPNFVGLQNYSYYLKDSRLFSAVKNTLLFTVITVFFELVFGLMLAVVMHKVANLKNVFKSIVLLPWAIPTVISALMWKFMYDGQVGILAKFFADIGLIKSSADLLSSTTNAMIAAMTADIWKTTPYIAILLVAGLQTIPESLYEAAKVDGANAVYQFFRITLPMLKPTILVALLFRTLDAFRVFDLIYVLTGGGPANSTETVSIYTYKTLFNQLDFGRGSTLAVLIFIMVTIISFIYIKILGAEVFSHQKR; this comes from the coding sequence ATGGACAGAAAGGAAAAAGTGTTTGGATATTTGTTTTTACTACCTGCAGTTTTAATATTCATCTTTGTTGCGGTGATTCCACTTGTGCAGGTTTTCGTCTTCAGCTTATTTGACATTCAGCTAAATAACCCAACAAAAAGCGAGGTTTCACTTTCATACAAGATAGATGTAGAAAACTATGCTAATACTCTTTTTACAGCTACTTCAATAATTGATAGTATAAATATGGAAGCTTTGAATGATAGTCAAAAAAAGACAATTTCAAGAATAAAACATCTCTTGGCTATGATGGAGAAAAGCATTTTTAATACAAAGACCAGAATAGACAGGCTCAACAAGGTAAATGAACTTTTAAATAACTTTCACCCAGTAGATAACAAACTAAAATATCTACCAGTGGCTGCTAAAGAGATAAATCAATATAATACATATTTTAAGAAAATCATGGACCTTACAAACTCTTTGCCAAACACGCAAGAGATGAATGATTTAAAACAGGCGCTTTTAGCATTTGACCAGGTTATAGTAAAACCAAACTTTGTTGGTCTTCAGAACTATAGCTACTATCTAAAAGATTCAAGGCTTTTCTCAGCCGTAAAAAATACACTTTTGTTCACAGTTATAACAGTATTTTTTGAACTTGTGTTTGGTCTGATGCTTGCAGTTGTTATGCACAAAGTAGCAAACTTGAAAAATGTTTTCAAAAGCATTGTTCTTTTGCCATGGGCTATTCCAACAGTGATATCAGCTTTGATGTGGAAGTTTATGTATGACGGTCAGGTTGGCATCTTGGCAAAGTTTTTTGCAGACATTGGACTTATCAAAAGCTCGGCAGATCTTTTATCGAGCACTACAAACGCGATGATTGCGGCAATGACAGCAGATATCTGGAAAACAACACCGTATATTGCAATTTTGCTTGTTGCAGGGCTTCAAACAATTCCAGAATCGCTTTATGAAGCTGCAAAAGTTGATGGTGCGAATGCAGTTTATCAGTTTTTCAGGATTACACTACCGATGTTAAAACCAACCATACTTGTTGCCCTGCTTTTTAGAACCTTGGATGCATTTAGAGTATTTGACCTGATTTATGTTTTGACTGGTGGCGGTCCTGCAAACTCAACAGAGACAGTCTCTATCTACACTTACAAAACTCTATTTAACCAGCTTGACTTTGGAAGAGGTTCGACTTTGGCAGTTTTGATTTTTATAATGGTGACAATTATAAGCTTTATCTATATAAAAATCCTTGGCGCTGAGGTATTCTCACATCAAAAGAGGTGA
- a CDS encoding methyl-accepting chemotaxis protein: MSLDIKKFKKLFSTLPGKISLLIFSVILILVLAIDIFAVTSSTSTLRQNLQSSISTSTFQSGKYFDQILERAKDLSFQLATNETIQKYLNVQRISKDDYEKLDWKKNAQRALLSIVSANKFLSGVYILIDKESSLGYPTLSFDNINFKNLMNSSWAKAAFENEQGFIRCSDHNQYFNDILKEVGSDIRDYATSVVRVLYDSSSGNKVGLIVVDIGKDIFDEMLSNIKVTKNSTSFVVTPDANVIFPNNMNDNLKKNLKTLSANLLKKADKKEIDNFELNLAGKWLVSYSKSPDSGYLYVSLVPVSDINSKIVRLQIFIILVSLIFGVLGIILGLFVTLRITKNVKILLDSMSRAANGDLTMTAKVSTNDEIGMLSEGFNSMVQQLKELIIKIKELSEKVNKSISVIAGVAAETAAASHEVTKAVSEIAEGASQQAGEATAISQQMSEFSNEISGMVNDFKNMNKVSENVLVQTNEGFSAIETLYQVARKSQDTTKSMIVNVRELIEWAEKIGKIMNLLSSISEQTKLLALNAAIEAAKAGEAGKGFSVVAAEIRKLAQQSRESTKDVEDIIKNILSKAKFSDKVAADVESLIKLQENALENVQVSYKAMRDAISELYENLKKSLDILESIEYKKDRIFNSVESISAVTEQTAASAQEVSAATQQQLASIEELKNMIEEIRKLSVELDTTTSRFITEN; this comes from the coding sequence TTGTCTTTGGATATTAAAAAATTTAAAAAGTTGTTTTCAACATTACCGGGAAAAATTTCGCTTTTGATATTTTCTGTGATTTTGATTTTGGTTCTTGCGATAGACATTTTTGCTGTAACATCATCTACATCTACTTTGAGACAAAATCTTCAGAGTAGTATTTCAACTTCTACTTTTCAGTCGGGTAAATACTTTGACCAAATACTTGAGCGCGCAAAAGATTTATCTTTTCAGCTTGCTACAAATGAGACTATACAAAAGTATTTGAATGTGCAAAGGATAAGCAAAGATGATTATGAAAAATTGGACTGGAAGAAGAATGCTCAAAGAGCGTTGCTTAGCATTGTTTCTGCAAACAAGTTTTTATCAGGTGTTTATATTTTAATTGATAAAGAATCATCATTAGGATATCCTACATTGAGTTTTGATAATATAAATTTCAAAAATCTTATGAACAGTAGCTGGGCAAAAGCAGCATTTGAAAATGAACAGGGGTTTATACGGTGTTCTGATCACAACCAGTATTTTAATGATATTTTAAAAGAAGTTGGTTCTGATATAAGAGACTATGCTACATCAGTTGTAAGAGTTTTATATGATTCTTCAAGTGGCAACAAAGTTGGATTAATAGTTGTTGACATTGGAAAAGATATTTTTGATGAAATGCTTTCGAACATAAAGGTAACCAAAAACAGTACATCTTTTGTTGTCACACCGGATGCAAATGTTATTTTTCCAAATAATATGAACGATAATTTGAAGAAAAATTTAAAAACTCTGAGTGCAAATTTGCTTAAGAAAGCTGACAAAAAAGAGATTGACAATTTTGAGCTAAACCTTGCAGGAAAATGGCTTGTAAGTTATTCAAAAAGTCCTGATAGTGGTTATTTGTACGTTTCACTTGTACCTGTCAGCGATATTAATTCAAAGATTGTGAGATTGCAAATTTTTATAATTTTAGTAAGTTTAATATTTGGTGTCTTAGGAATAATTTTGGGGCTCTTTGTAACACTCAGGATAACCAAAAATGTAAAAATCCTTCTTGATTCAATGAGCAGAGCGGCAAACGGGGATTTAACTATGACAGCCAAAGTTTCTACCAATGATGAAATAGGTATGCTTTCAGAGGGATTTAACAGCATGGTGCAGCAACTAAAAGAACTGATCATAAAAATTAAAGAGCTTTCAGAGAAGGTTAATAAATCAATATCAGTAATTGCAGGTGTTGCTGCTGAAACTGCAGCTGCATCACATGAGGTTACAAAAGCAGTTTCGGAGATTGCTGAAGGTGCATCGCAGCAAGCAGGTGAAGCTACAGCAATTTCTCAGCAGATGTCAGAATTTTCAAATGAAATCAGCGGTATGGTAAATGATTTTAAGAATATGAACAAAGTTTCAGAAAATGTATTAGTTCAGACTAATGAAGGATTTTCAGCAATTGAAACGCTGTATCAGGTTGCAAGAAAATCCCAAGATACTACAAAGAGTATGATTGTCAATGTTAGAGAGCTTATAGAATGGGCTGAAAAAATAGGAAAGATAATGAACCTGCTTTCAAGCATTTCAGAGCAAACAAAACTTTTAGCCTTGAACGCAGCGATTGAAGCAGCAAAGGCAGGCGAAGCAGGAAAAGGATTTTCTGTTGTTGCAGCTGAAATTAGAAAGCTTGCTCAGCAATCGCGAGAATCAACAAAAGATGTGGAAGATATTATAAAAAATATACTGTCAAAAGCAAAGTTTTCTGATAAAGTTGCTGCTGATGTTGAAAGTTTAATAAAACTTCAGGAGAATGCCCTTGAAAATGTACAGGTTTCTTATAAGGCGATGAGAGATGCAATCTCAGAACTTTATGAAAATTTGAAAAAGTCATTAGATATATTAGAAAGCATAGAATACAAAAAAGATAGAATTTTCAACAGTGTGGAAAGCATTTCAGCAGTTACAGAACAGACAGCTGCATCGGCACAAGAGGTATCAGCTGCAACCCAGCAACAGCTTGCTTCAATAGAAGAACTTAAAAATATGATAGAAGAAATAAGGAAATTGTCAGTGGAACTTGATACGACAACATCACGCTTTATAACTGAAAATTAA
- a CDS encoding oxaloacetate decarboxylase subunit alpha, translating to MKRIYITETVLRDAQQSLIATRMPYEDFDGILEKIDKAGYYSIECWGGATFDSCLRYLNEDPWERLRKIRSKVKNTKLQMLLRGQNLLGYRHYPDDVVRMFVRKSIENGMDIIRIFDALNDLRNIEVAVDETIKAGGHAQGTIVYTISPIHSLEMYVKIGKDLESMGVHSICIKDMAGIMSPKEAYELVKALKENVKVPVFLHTHSTTGLGILTYLKAIEAGVDGIDTAISSFSGGTSQPPTETLSYALKQMGYDTNLDNKLLKEINDFFKPVKDKFIKNGILNPFVLSTDTDALIYQIPGGMLSNLIAQLKQQNALGKLDEVLMEVPRVREDLGYPPLVTPMSQMVGTQAAANVLSCERYKVILKEVKAYIRGEYGRPPGEINPELVKKVLGDEKPIEGRFADTLEPIFEKTKEQIKDFAKTDEDVLSYILFPQVAEEFLKNRGKKKEPRERKIEYTIEGIS from the coding sequence ATGAAAAGGATTTATATCACAGAGACAGTTTTGCGGGATGCCCAGCAATCTTTAATTGCCACGCGAATGCCTTATGAAGATTTTGATGGAATTTTAGAGAAAATAGATAAGGCGGGGTATTATTCTATTGAATGCTGGGGCGGTGCAACCTTTGACTCATGTCTTAGGTACTTAAATGAAGACCCTTGGGAGCGCTTGCGAAAGATAAGATCAAAAGTGAAAAACACAAAACTCCAGATGCTTCTTCGCGGGCAAAACCTTTTGGGCTATAGACACTATCCAGACGATGTTGTGAGGATGTTTGTCCGAAAATCTATCGAAAATGGAATGGATATAATAAGGATATTTGATGCTTTAAACGACCTTCGAAACATTGAAGTTGCAGTTGATGAGACAATCAAAGCAGGCGGCCATGCACAGGGCACAATTGTGTATACTATAAGCCCTATCCACAGCCTTGAGATGTACGTAAAGATTGGAAAAGACCTTGAGAGTATGGGTGTTCACTCCATCTGCATAAAAGATATGGCTGGTATCATGAGCCCAAAAGAAGCCTATGAGCTTGTAAAGGCTTTAAAAGAAAATGTAAAGGTGCCAGTTTTCCTTCACACACACTCAACAACAGGGCTTGGAATTCTAACATACCTCAAAGCAATTGAAGCTGGTGTAGATGGGATTGACACAGCAATTTCAAGTTTTTCTGGAGGTACATCCCAGCCTCCAACAGAGACGCTAAGCTACGCACTAAAGCAGATGGGGTATGATACAAATTTAGATAATAAGCTTTTAAAAGAGATAAACGACTTTTTCAAGCCTGTAAAAGACAAGTTTATAAAAAACGGAATTTTGAATCCTTTTGTTCTTTCAACAGATACAGATGCGTTAATTTATCAGATTCCAGGTGGCATGCTTTCAAACCTCATTGCTCAGCTAAAGCAGCAAAACGCTTTGGGTAAGCTTGATGAGGTTTTAATGGAGGTACCAAGGGTAAGAGAGGATTTAGGCTATCCGCCGCTTGTCACACCAATGAGCCAGATGGTTGGGACACAGGCTGCTGCAAATGTGCTTTCTTGTGAGAGATACAAGGTGATTTTGAAAGAGGTAAAGGCATATATAAGAGGCGAGTATGGAAGACCGCCTGGGGAAATAAATCCTGAGCTTGTAAAAAAAGTTCTTGGAGATGAAAAGCCAATTGAAGGAAGGTTTGCAGACACATTAGAGCCAATTTTCGAAAAGACAAAAGAACAGATAAAAGACTTTGCAAAAACTGATGAGGATGTTTTGTCTTACATTCTCTTCCCTCAGGTTGCTGAAGAGTTTTTGAAAAACAGAGGCAAAAAGAAAGAGCCAAGAGAAAGAAAGATTGAATATACAATAGAAGGAATATCATAA
- a CDS encoding carbohydrate ABC transporter permease produces MKNKKKLTAEKIAKIVMNIIIVLALIVILFPFYWLFLTSIRPKSEIFNISSLITLKPHIGNYKMVFTERPFARYILNSFVIGLETTIISIVIASFAAYAIAKTNISPKIKNIVLSLSLAVSMFPQITIVSPIYVMVKNLGLRNSFFGLLIPYTTFSLPLAIWYLTTFYQGVSHEIDEAAKIDGCNTFQIFYKIITPLIAPGIFTAAILIFISAWNEFLFALVINTDDIWRTVSVGIVMFQGRYTIPWDEISAAAIVVMIPLVLMVFIFQQRIVSGLTAGAVKE; encoded by the coding sequence ATGAAAAACAAGAAGAAACTGACAGCCGAAAAGATTGCAAAGATTGTTATGAACATAATAATTGTGCTGGCTTTGATTGTAATTTTGTTTCCGTTTTATTGGTTGTTTCTTACCTCTATAAGACCAAAAAGTGAAATATTCAATATTTCATCCCTGATAACGCTAAAGCCTCATATTGGCAACTACAAGATGGTGTTTACTGAAAGACCATTTGCCAGATACATTTTAAACAGTTTTGTAATTGGTCTTGAGACAACAATTATATCAATTGTGATTGCCAGCTTTGCAGCATATGCAATTGCAAAGACAAATATCTCACCTAAGATAAAAAACATTGTTTTAAGTCTTTCATTGGCTGTCTCAATGTTTCCACAAATTACAATTGTATCTCCTATTTACGTTATGGTAAAAAACTTAGGGCTTAGAAACAGCTTTTTTGGGCTTTTAATTCCATACACCACATTTTCACTGCCACTTGCAATCTGGTATCTGACAACATTTTACCAAGGTGTATCTCATGAAATTGATGAGGCAGCAAAGATTGATGGCTGCAATACATTCCAGATATTTTATAAAATAATAACCCCGCTTATAGCACCGGGGATTTTTACTGCAGCGATATTGATATTTATATCTGCGTGGAATGAGTTCTTGTTTGCCCTGGTCATAAACACAGACGATATCTGGAGAACAGTATCTGTTGGGATTGTTATGTTCCAGGGAAGATATACAATTCCATGGGATGAGATTTCAGCAGCTGCAATAGTTGTTATGATTCCACTGGTACTTATGGTGTTTATATTCCAGCAAAGGATTGTATCAGGTCTTACTGCTGGTGCTGTAAAGGAATAG
- a CDS encoding ABC transporter substrate-binding protein: protein MKRFIAVMVLIAFSVGLFLAFGPANSNAASKKQVTITYVRGKDETHATEKIIKEFMKKNPDIKVIYKENPSDTGQNHDQLVTVLSAGGSDIDVFDMDVIWPAEFAQAGYTLPLDRFIKRDKINLNDYIKGTIDAARFKGQMWAFPRFIDAGLLYYRKDIVPQNELPKTWDDLIKVAKKYKGKNGTKYGFLMQAKQYEGLVCDAIEYIASYGGKVVDESGNIVVNNQGTIDGLNMMRKVITSGIVPPNINTFTEVETHTAFINGLSVFARNWPYMWAMVNSPQSKVRGKVGILPLPKGSKGSAACLGGWMVGINKFSKNPEASWRLLKFLVQKEGQKLMAIYNGNVPVYKPLFNDKDVIKANPLIGDKKFIEAILAAVPRPVSPIYPKISDVMQIELSNIVNGKKDVKTAVADMDKKLKEVVKTSK, encoded by the coding sequence ATGAAAAGATTTATAGCTGTGATGGTTTTAATTGCTTTTAGTGTAGGTTTGTTTTTAGCCTTTGGTCCTGCCAATTCTAATGCCGCTTCTAAAAAACAGGTCACAATTACCTATGTTCGAGGCAAGGACGAAACACACGCAACAGAAAAGATTATCAAAGAGTTCATGAAGAAAAACCCAGACATCAAGGTAATCTACAAAGAAAATCCATCTGACACAGGCCAAAATCACGACCAGCTTGTAACAGTTCTGAGTGCTGGTGGTTCTGACATTGATGTGTTTGACATGGACGTTATCTGGCCAGCTGAGTTTGCTCAAGCAGGTTACACACTTCCTCTTGACAGATTCATAAAGCGCGACAAGATTAATCTCAATGACTACATTAAAGGAACAATTGATGCTGCAAGATTTAAAGGGCAGATGTGGGCATTTCCAAGATTTATTGATGCAGGACTTCTTTATTACAGAAAAGACATTGTTCCTCAAAATGAACTTCCAAAGACATGGGATGATTTGATTAAAGTTGCTAAGAAATATAAAGGTAAAAACGGAACAAAGTACGGATTTTTAATGCAGGCAAAGCAATATGAAGGCCTTGTTTGTGATGCGATTGAATATATAGCATCTTATGGTGGCAAGGTTGTTGATGAGAGTGGAAACATTGTTGTCAACAATCAAGGAACAATTGATGGACTTAACATGATGAGAAAAGTTATAACATCCGGGATTGTTCCGCCAAACATCAATACATTCACAGAAGTTGAAACACATACAGCTTTCATAAATGGTCTTTCAGTCTTTGCAAGAAACTGGCCTTACATGTGGGCAATGGTAAATAGTCCACAGTCAAAAGTGAGAGGAAAAGTTGGAATTTTACCTCTTCCAAAAGGTTCAAAAGGGTCTGCAGCTTGTCTTGGTGGATGGATGGTAGGTATAAACAAATTCTCAAAAAATCCGGAAGCTTCCTGGAGACTTTTAAAGTTCCTTGTACAAAAAGAAGGACAGAAACTTATGGCTATTTACAATGGAAATGTTCCTGTTTACAAACCGCTTTTCAATGATAAAGATGTTATAAAAGCTAACCCACTAATAGGTGATAAGAAATTTATTGAAGCTATATTAGCTGCTGTTCCAAGACCTGTGTCGCCAATTTACCCAAAGATTTCAGATGTTATGCAAATTGAACTTTCAAATATTGTAAACGGTAAGAAGGATGTAAAAACAGCTGTTGCTGATATGGACAAGAAATTAAAAGAAGTTGTAAAAACTTCAAAGTAA